A single region of the Austwickia chelonae genome encodes:
- a CDS encoding HAD family hydrolase: protein MSSAGALGPAEDLGAPGTDVAGWSRPVRALLLDVDDTLVDTLGAMHRALVQSASRVWSGCDEEVLSAFARRYYTDPGGFFDEYTRGERTFAQMRRARFDDAVSATRLDPVDEVTYESFENGYRADLLAAQRLFVDVDRLLDRAESAGVPVVLLTNSSGEVTREKMAVVGLTSRIASVVTTDTLGFGKPDPRVFAYACAAVGVPPEDVLCVGDTIGTDVVGARRSGIRVLWLQRRDSPEPRDAGWNEPVCDPGVRVISTLDEVLDVL, encoded by the coding sequence GTGAGCTCCGCCGGTGCGCTGGGGCCTGCCGAGGATCTCGGTGCACCGGGCACGGACGTGGCTGGGTGGTCACGTCCGGTGCGTGCACTGCTGCTCGACGTCGATGACACCTTGGTCGATACGCTCGGGGCGATGCACCGGGCGTTGGTCCAGTCGGCTTCCCGGGTCTGGTCGGGGTGCGACGAAGAGGTTCTCTCCGCTTTCGCCCGGAGGTATTACACCGATCCGGGCGGTTTCTTTGATGAGTACACCCGTGGGGAGAGAACCTTCGCACAGATGCGGCGGGCTCGTTTCGACGACGCCGTCTCTGCGACGAGGCTGGACCCGGTTGACGAGGTGACTTACGAGTCCTTCGAGAACGGATATCGGGCAGACCTGTTGGCAGCACAGAGACTCTTCGTTGATGTCGACCGGCTGCTGGACCGTGCGGAGTCTGCAGGGGTGCCGGTGGTTCTGCTCACCAATTCCAGTGGTGAGGTGACCCGGGAGAAAATGGCTGTGGTGGGCCTGACCAGTCGTATCGCCTCAGTAGTGACCACAGACACACTCGGTTTCGGTAAACCTGATCCCAGGGTCTTCGCCTATGCCTGCGCAGCGGTGGGTGTGCCACCTGAGGACGTGCTCTGTGTGGGAGACACGATCGGCACCGATGTCGTCGGCGCGCGGCGTTCCGGCATCCGGGTGCTCTGGTTGCAGCGTCGAGACTCACCTGAACCGCGGGATGCAGGCTGGAATGAGCCGGTGTGTGACCCCGGTGTTCGTGTCATCTCGACCTTGGACGAGGTCCTCGACGTGCTCTGA